The Helicobacter mustelae genome has a segment encoding these proteins:
- the fliK gene encoding flagellar hook-length control protein FliK: protein MKKNEENPQRESKEGGDSQGIEEKKESAKPANALLNHQITKSESQAGALRATLSSFAQQIKEAIKNYKPPLTKLEIELNPKDLGKVELSISKKGKDLQISISSNIQAINLFAQNQVDLRQHLQNIGFQNIDLNFSHGGGDLGGGSSQDEGGKQKRNENGLQAYKEIEDSVQYDHLEIVLPKYA, encoded by the coding sequence TTGAAAAAAAATGAAGAAAACCCTCAAAGGGAATCCAAAGAGGGCGGGGATTCCCAAGGAATAGAGGAGAAAAAAGAGAGCGCAAAGCCTGCAAATGCACTGCTAAATCATCAGATTACAAAATCTGAGTCCCAGGCAGGGGCGCTACGCGCTACACTTTCTAGTTTTGCTCAGCAAATCAAAGAGGCGATAAAAAACTACAAGCCGCCGCTAACAAAGCTTGAGATCGAGCTAAATCCAAAAGATTTGGGCAAGGTGGAGCTAAGCATCTCCAAAAAGGGCAAGGATTTGCAAATTAGCATCTCCTCCAACATCCAGGCCATCAATCTCTTTGCGCAAAATCAGGTGGATCTGCGCCAGCATCTCCAAAATATTGGCTTCCAAAATATCGATCTGAATTTCTCACATGGCGGTGGGGATCTGGGTGGAGGTTCCTCACAGGATGAAGGAGGTAAACAAAAAAGGAACGAAAATGGCTTGCAAGCATATAAGGAAATCGAGGATTCCGTGCAATATGATCATTTAGAGATTGTGTTGCCTAAGTATGCATAA
- the flgD gene encoding flagellar hook assembly protein FlgD, whose amino-acid sequence MPIDLAEITGAKAAQEAKKAQGPKIANGLDKDAFMKLFLEQLKNQDPTAPMETDKIITQTAQLTQVEMQEENKKTMKEVASAMQSTKESNEALKTFQSDLKNTLEKLDKGMEQSIDSNAYLAQVSALNAVSMIGKIVETDVNGIHVKGDGDVDFALYFDNPIHEDQGNPTIQIFDKDKNLIATLPIEGKEGQSGYISFKWNGLDDKGVRVKEGSYDIRAEYNLNSHTNQYQQSRVGRGEVDSVVFDKGKPMIKMGAMVLPMDSAIEFYDKEKGDEQHNS is encoded by the coding sequence ATGCCAATCGATCTAGCAGAAATCACAGGTGCAAAGGCAGCCCAAGAGGCCAAAAAGGCTCAAGGGCCAAAGATTGCCAATGGACTGGATAAAGATGCGTTTATGAAATTATTTCTCGAGCAACTCAAAAATCAAGATCCCACCGCTCCGATGGAGACAGACAAAATCATCACCCAAACCGCGCAGCTCACACAGGTAGAAATGCAGGAAGAAAACAAAAAAACCATGAAGGAAGTGGCCAGTGCTATGCAATCCACAAAAGAGAGCAATGAGGCGCTCAAAACCTTCCAAAGCGATCTAAAAAATACATTAGAGAAGCTTGATAAGGGAATGGAGCAAAGTATAGATTCTAATGCCTATCTTGCCCAAGTAAGCGCGCTCAATGCTGTTTCTATGATTGGCAAGATCGTAGAAACAGATGTCAATGGAATTCATGTCAAGGGCGATGGGGATGTGGATTTTGCGCTGTATTTTGATAATCCCATTCATGAAGATCAGGGCAATCCCACAATCCAGATTTTTGACAAAGACAAAAATCTCATCGCCACCCTTCCTATTGAGGGCAAAGAAGGGCAGAGTGGCTATATTAGCTTCAAATGGAATGGGCTAGATGACAAGGGAGTGCGCGTGAAGGAGGGGAGCTATGATATCCGCGCAGAATACAATCTCAATTCCCACACCAACCAATACCAGCAATCCCGCGTGGGCAGAGGGGAAGTGGATAGCGTGGTGTTTGACAAGGGTAAGCCCATGATTAAAATGGGGGCGATGGTCTTGCCAATGGATAGTGCAATTGAATTCTATGACAAGGAAAAAGGCGATGAACAACACAATTCTTAA
- a CDS encoding flagellar hook protein FlgE — translation MNNTILNSYSGIKTHQFGLDSISNNIANVNTPGYREHIPEFKTLLSRNIASVNGSTVSSDSNYGVSVSSNAISTKSGDYKRSDGDFDMAYEGKGWFIVGKNSKGSLSINEDGYEGNQQNYFTRDGSFSRDSDGYLVNAAGYYVYGLDLGKIKGNVLTDNPNKEEEQKSLIKNKLTPLRIPQDMIYQPTQTTKVDIALNLNAKKENAPLAQYLFDENGKFLDQKLDSLDMNALFNNEKKPLDARGNNDIRITINEEGKEKKFDFKYTPNKEVGKEEFHTFSDLKKLFQSAGLSLDVARDKDGTPIKPMAFTLKNEGADMKLTLGGKFFDSLGLLLADVPLKKGESQTSGSLNIASYSTSAEIFDEKGEKFLIKTQYFLEESGDNRQKQDQIWEARSRIMDKTDHPLDDKTYTQTLEFDTDHQAHAKPIELDFQGSKIAYSLEGAGDAHSSNLGYEDSSLLKSESDGKKEGRLSGVSIDENGIIQLNFDNGVSTPMGRIGIAAFSNDQGLHKVGGNLFELKQTTDNNGDNKILSGAPILGWDGDGDGRLKFGRVMHKYLETSNTDVTSALTNLILMQRGYSMNAKALSTGDDLIKEAINLKR, via the coding sequence ATGAACAACACAATTCTTAATTCTTACAGCGGAATCAAAACCCATCAATTTGGCCTAGATAGCATCTCCAATAATATCGCCAATGTCAATACTCCTGGCTATCGCGAGCATATCCCTGAGTTCAAAACTCTGCTTAGCCGCAACATAGCCTCCGTCAATGGCAGTACTGTGAGCAGTGATAGCAATTATGGGGTGAGTGTTTCTAGCAATGCCATTTCTACAAAGAGCGGAGATTATAAACGAAGTGATGGGGATTTTGATATGGCATATGAGGGGAAGGGTTGGTTTATTGTTGGCAAAAACTCAAAAGGCAGCCTTAGCATCAATGAAGATGGCTATGAGGGCAATCAGCAAAATTATTTCACCCGCGATGGATCTTTTAGTCGCGATTCTGATGGATATTTGGTCAATGCAGCGGGGTATTATGTCTATGGCCTAGATCTTGGCAAGATCAAGGGAAATGTCCTCACAGATAATCCCAACAAAGAAGAGGAGCAAAAATCGCTAATAAAAAACAAGCTCACTCCACTTCGCATCCCACAAGACATGATCTATCAGCCAACACAGACCACCAAGGTAGACATCGCACTCAATCTCAATGCAAAAAAAGAAAACGCGCCGCTAGCGCAATATCTCTTTGATGAGAATGGCAAATTTTTGGATCAAAAGCTTGATAGCCTTGATATGAATGCATTATTTAATAATGAAAAAAAGCCCCTGGATGCAAGAGGCAATAATGATATTCGCATCACCATCAATGAAGAGGGCAAAGAGAAGAAATTTGATTTCAAATACACTCCCAACAAAGAAGTGGGAAAGGAGGAATTTCACACCTTCTCAGATCTCAAGAAATTATTTCAAAGCGCTGGGCTTTCTTTGGATGTAGCACGAGACAAAGATGGTACACCCATCAAACCCATGGCCTTCACGCTCAAAAATGAGGGTGCAGACATGAAGCTCACCCTCGGGGGAAAATTTTTTGATTCCCTGGGGCTCTTGCTAGCTGATGTTCCTTTGAAAAAAGGTGAGAGCCAAACTAGCGGATCGCTTAATATCGCGTCCTATAGTACCAGTGCAGAGATATTTGATGAAAAGGGCGAGAAATTCCTAATCAAAACTCAGTATTTCTTGGAGGAGTCTGGGGATAATCGTCAAAAGCAAGATCAGATCTGGGAGGCGCGCAGCAGGATTATGGATAAAACAGATCATCCATTAGATGACAAAACCTACACACAGACTCTAGAATTTGACACAGATCACCAAGCCCATGCAAAGCCAATTGAGCTAGATTTCCAAGGCAGCAAGATTGCCTATTCTCTTGAGGGGGCTGGGGATGCGCATTCTAGCAATTTGGGTTATGAGGATTCTTCTTTGCTAAAGAGTGAGAGTGATGGCAAAAAAGAGGGCAGGCTTAGTGGTGTGAGCATCGATGAAAACGGGATTATACAGCTGAATTTTGATAATGGAGTAAGCACGCCCATGGGCAGGATTGGCATCGCGGCATTTAGCAATGATCAGGGTCTGCACAAAGTAGGGGGCAATCTCTTTGAACTCAAGCAAACCACGGATAATAATGGAGATAATAAAATCCTAAGCGGTGCACCAATCTTGGGTTGGGATGGTGATGGGGATGGAAGGCTAAAATTTGGCCGTGTCATGCATAAATATCTAGAGACTAGCAACACCGATGTCACCAGCGCGCTGACTAATTTAATCTTGATGCAGCGCGGATATTCAATGAATGCAAAAGCACTTAGCACGGGGGATGATCTCATCAAAGAAGCCATTAATCTCAAGCGCTAA
- the ligA gene encoding NAD-dependent DNA ligase LigA — MEKEQYEKKVEQLKKMAYHYYVLDDPISSDEEYDILYHEVKGYEEAHPEAIREDSPTQRVGMPPLLEFQKNTHRKKMWSLDDVFSFEELESWCQKIYKNHPEAIFTCSPKFDGASLNLLYENGDLISATTRGDGMQGELVTQNAKTIPSIPLKIPHKGLIEIRGEVVIAKSDFEALNKKRMEEGEALFANPRNAAAGSMRQLDSSITAQRKLRFIPWGFGQHTLGIDSFKEALEQVFCFGFSPIPFVQLCKNMQEIQRYYEEIMQRREDLPMMLDGMVVMLDSFLMQEKMGFTIKSPRFACAYKFPAVEKFTKILSIINQVGRTGVITPVAELEPIEIEGARVTRATLHNYKEIQKKDIRIFDEVVVIRSGDVIPKIIRPNIARRTGEEKAIEPPTHCPICGERLLIEEIFIRCQNLQCTARVRESIVHFVSKKALNIDGLGEKIIYQLFAAGLVKNITDLYSLDYEELLRLEGFKEKKAKNLLEAIANTKNIDLWRLIHALGIEHIGEGASKKLALAFGLECFDKDYDALTRIDGFGKEMAESFLEFSQVNARLIHVLLKILTPKVQQTQNPVQNYFSAKKIVLTGSMQRSREEVAALLEGVGAKISTSVSGKVDFVIYGENPGSKLDKARELGVGILSEAEFWEKFQG, encoded by the coding sequence ATGGAAAAAGAGCAATATGAAAAAAAAGTAGAGCAACTCAAGAAAATGGCGTATCACTATTATGTGCTAGATGACCCAATTTCAAGTGATGAGGAATATGACATTCTCTATCATGAGGTGAAGGGCTATGAGGAGGCTCATCCTGAAGCAATCAGAGAGGATTCTCCCACCCAGAGAGTAGGCATGCCACCCCTTTTGGAATTTCAAAAAAACACGCATCGCAAAAAAATGTGGAGTTTGGATGATGTTTTTTCTTTTGAGGAACTAGAATCCTGGTGCCAGAAAATCTACAAAAATCATCCTGAAGCAATCTTTACTTGCTCGCCAAAATTTGATGGTGCATCTTTGAACCTGCTCTATGAAAATGGAGATCTCATCTCTGCCACCACGCGCGGAGATGGCATGCAGGGTGAGCTGGTTACACAAAATGCCAAGACCATTCCCTCTATCCCACTAAAGATCCCCCACAAAGGGCTAATTGAGATCCGCGGGGAGGTGGTGATTGCTAAAAGTGATTTTGAAGCACTCAACAAAAAGCGCATGGAGGAGGGTGAAGCATTGTTTGCCAATCCCAGGAATGCCGCTGCAGGCAGTATGCGCCAGCTAGATAGCAGCATCACAGCCCAAAGGAAGTTGCGCTTCATCCCCTGGGGATTTGGGCAGCATACTCTAGGCATAGATAGCTTCAAGGAGGCTTTGGAGCAGGTTTTTTGCTTTGGATTTTCTCCCATCCCCTTTGTGCAACTCTGCAAAAATATGCAAGAAATCCAGCGTTATTATGAAGAAATCATGCAAAGACGAGAGGATTTGCCAATGATGCTAGATGGCATGGTGGTGATGCTAGATTCTTTTTTGATGCAGGAGAAAATGGGGTTTACCATCAAATCCCCACGCTTTGCCTGTGCGTATAAATTCCCTGCAGTGGAGAAATTCACCAAGATCCTCTCCATCATCAACCAAGTGGGTCGCACTGGAGTCATCACACCCGTGGCCGAGCTTGAGCCCATAGAGATCGAGGGGGCTAGAGTCACCAGAGCGACATTGCACAATTACAAAGAGATTCAGAAAAAAGACATCAGGATTTTTGATGAAGTGGTAGTAATCCGAAGCGGAGATGTGATCCCAAAGATCATAAGGCCCAACATTGCAAGGCGCACCGGGGAGGAAAAAGCAATAGAGCCGCCCACACACTGCCCCATTTGTGGAGAGAGATTGCTCATCGAAGAGATCTTCATCCGCTGTCAAAATCTGCAATGCACAGCAAGGGTGAGGGAGAGTATCGTGCATTTTGTCTCCAAAAAAGCCCTCAACATCGATGGTTTGGGGGAGAAAATCATCTACCAACTTTTTGCAGCCGGTCTTGTGAAAAATATCACCGATCTCTATAGTCTGGATTATGAGGAATTGCTAAGGCTTGAGGGCTTCAAAGAAAAAAAAGCCAAAAATTTGCTAGAGGCAATCGCAAATACCAAAAACATCGATTTGTGGCGATTGATTCATGCGCTGGGGATCGAGCATATCGGCGAGGGGGCGAGCAAAAAACTCGCCCTTGCTTTTGGGCTAGAGTGTTTTGACAAGGATTATGATGCCCTCACTCGCATCGATGGCTTTGGCAAGGAAATGGCAGAGTCTTTTTTGGAATTTAGTCAGGTCAATGCTAGGCTCATCCACGTCCTATTAAAGATTCTGACCCCAAAGGTGCAACAGACCCAAAATCCGGTGCAAAATTATTTTTCTGCCAAAAAAATCGTGCTTACTGGCAGCATGCAGCGCTCGCGTGAGGAGGTGGCCGCTCTGCTAGAGGGCGTAGGAGCAAAAATCAGTACTAGCGTGAGTGGGAAGGTAGATTTTGTGATCTATGGAGAAAATCCTGGCAGCAAGCTAGATAAAGCTCGTGAGCTTGGGGTGGGGATACTCTCTGAGGCGGAGTTTTGGGAAAAATTCCAGGGGTGA